The following coding sequences lie in one Aricia agestis chromosome 10, ilAriAges1.1, whole genome shotgun sequence genomic window:
- the LOC121730872 gene encoding glycogen debranching enzyme isoform X1 has protein sequence MGKRTSEAVVPLDEEREVRVITLEHGEHHDATLYRFDKGTYLQFEPGPSLLGKKVTLYTNYVPADGAEGKEQEFVRTQYYTLEWRACERGRAGAALGTVVLVTDDDMCCELRLSRAGSFHYYFVYDGPERGGPQGSGWFGVAPALPMPLDGVMCQTVLTKCLGPLPRWRNTLRVAHEAGYNMIHFTPIQELGESGSSYSLAEQLRVDPRYADPAAGRPPTYEDVEKVVSQMRNEWKMLSICDVVLNHTANETPWLAKHPEATYNCAGCPHLRPAAMLDACLARVTADTAAGALPGVPRRVTTYEQIQAIRQILESERVPALRLHEMFTCDVDVTVQKFYQLVSNKLPSGNAESAPLRLITDPQRRRLAATVDMDLALRKYNVYRAGCHDEQSRVQACCAELRAALLSLNAAAAAEVEGHLRAAIDNCVAGMMYFRLQEDGPKVEEVSETHPLVPRYFIYPGDMTASPEEVEAVVYGEVGRAVAAHNGWVMGADPLADFAAPDQGGRVYLRRELIAWGDSVKLRYGSKPEDSPFLWAHMREYVRRTAAVFDGVRLDNCHSTPLHVAEYMLDNARAVRPELYVVAELFTNSDHVDNVFVNRLGITALIREAQSAWDAHEQGRLVHRFGGRPVGSFLLPSRRAAVPSVARALFMDLTHDNPSPLSKRTVFDILPTAALTAVAACATGSTRGYDELVPHHIHVVDENRLYAEWDESGAGGEGRVCEQDGIMAARRALNRLHVELAATGYSEVYVDQMDPDVVAVTRHNPTTRKSVILVAYTAFSAPDPAYPGRALKPLTFEGQLEEIILEAVLLHKDYKSTGCALVPASIGELGTRYIGGLSAYETRVCRGVPLPQSRVFAAARAGGARTELDWRAVLPGTVVAVRVAPMPEQAEAISTIRETVVALDADRDALTAALAPLRLDEFSTLLYMCDGEEGARGGGMYAVPAHGPLVYAGLQGVISLLDTVAPADDLGHPLCDNLRAGDWLIEYTWKRIEDDARLSPVAARYRAALLPVTRLPRYLVPAYFELVVRALYAAVSRRAVALLSPTTRVRQALALTSVQLAGVVPGAPLPPPSPALPPPASAPSLSAGLPHFATGYMRCWGRDTFIALRGMFILTGRYEDAKNHILGFGACLRHGLIPNLLDGGRNARFNCRDAVWWWLLSIKQYCTEVPDGYSILSAPVSRIFPRDDSEPQPPGAADQLLHDVMQEALDAHFQGRLFRERRAGPQIDAHMTDRGFTVQVGIDPDTGFPFGGNDANCGTWMDKMGSSERAGNRGRPATPRDGSAVELVALAHAAAAWLAAAHAAGRYPHAGLTRLHPDGAVTAWTFAQWADRLRRAFERLFWVPAAPGAADLRPDLVHRRAIYKDSHGASQPWADYQLRCNFVVAMAVSPDLFDPKHAWLALDNVEKLLLGPLGLKTLDPADWAYRGDYDNSNDSTDATVAHGFNYHQGPEWVWPLGFYVRARLAFAPANGQSAKAIAAGYATLAAAVRELRTSPWRGLPELTNASGAYCRDSCRTQAWSSATALEALVDLAAARRARSLAD, from the exons ATGGGGAAGCGGACGAGCGAGGCGGTGGTGCCGTTGGACGAGGAGCGGGAAGTGCGAGTCATAACGTTGGAGCACGGGGAACACCATGATGCCACGTTATACAG ATTTGACAAAGGCACGTATCTGCAATTCGAGCCGGGCCCCAGTCTGCTAGGCAAGAAAGTCACTCTCTACACCAACTATGTGCCAGCAGATGGCG CAGAAGGCAAAGAACAGGAGTTCGTACGCACGCAATACTACACGTTAGAGTGGCGTGCATGCGAGCGCGGGCGTGCGGGCGCGGCGCTCGGCACGGTGGTGTTGGTGACGGACGACGACATGTGCTGCGAGCTGCGCCTCTCCCGCGCCGGCTCCTTCCACTACTACTTCGTGTACGACGGCCC GGAGCGCGGTGGGCCGCAGGGTTCGGGATGGTTCGGCGTAGCACCGGCTCTACCGATGCCGCTGGACGGCGTGATGTGTCAGACAGTGCTGACCAAGTGCCTGGGGCCGCTGCCGCGCTGGCGCAACACGCTGCGGGTTGCACACGAGGCGGGCTACAACATGATACACTTCACGCCCATACAG GAGCTGGGCGAGTCCGGTTCGAGCTACAGTCTGGCTGAGCAGCTGCGTGTGGACCCGCGATACGCCGACCCTGCCGCTGGCAGACCGCCCACGTATGAGGACGTCGAGAAGGTTGTCAGCCAGATGCGGAACGAATGGAAG ATGCTGAGCATCTGCGACGTGGTATTAAACCACACGGCGAACGAGACGCCGTGGCTGGCGAAGCACCCCGAGGCCACGTACAACTGCGCCGGCTGCCCGCACCTGCGGCCCGCGGCGATGCTGGACGCCTGCCTCGCGCGCGTCACCGCCGACACCGCGGCCGGCGCGCTGCCCGGAGTGCCGCGCCGCGTGACCACATATGAGCAAATACAG GCGATCCGTCAAATACTGGAGTCGGAGCGCGTGCCGGCGCTGCGGCTGCACGAGATGTTTACGTGCGACGTTGACGTCACGGTGCAGAAGTTCTACCAGCTGGTTAGCAATAA ACTACCTTCAGGGAACGCGGAGTCCGCGCCACTGCGGCTGATCACGGACCCGCAGCGCCGTCGCCTCGCCGCGACTGTAGATATGGATCTAGCGCTGCGCAAATACAATGTATACAG GGCTGGCTGCCATGACGAACAATCCCGTGTGCAAGCTTGCTGCGCAGAGCTGCGTGCGGCGCTGCTGTCGCTCAATGCCGCTGCCGCCGCCGAAGTCGAAGGCCATTTGCGAGCTGCCATTGACAACTGCGTCGCTGGCATGAT GTATTTCCGACTGCAAGAAGATGGTCCAAAAGTGGAAGAAGTTAGCGAGACCCATCCTTTAGTGCCCAG ATACTTCATTTACCCGGGCGACATGACCGCCTCGCCCGAGGAGGTTGAGGCCGTCGTGTACGGTGAGGTAGGGCGGGCGGTTGCTGCCCACAACGGCTGGGTGATGGGCGCGGACCCGCTCGCCGACTTCGCCGCGCCTGACCAGGGCGGCCGAGTGTATCTACGCCGTGAGCTGATAGCTTGGGGCGACAGTGTTAAGCTGCG GTACGGATCTAAGCCCGAAGACAGTCCATTCCTGTGGGCGCACATGCGCGAGTACGTGCGTCGCACCGCCGCCGTGTTCGATGGCGTGCGCCTCGACAACTGTCACTCTACGCCGCTGCAC GTAGCAGAGTACATGCTGGATAACGCGCGCGCCGTGCGACCCGAGCTGTACGTGGTTGCGGAGCTGTTCACGAACAGCGACCACGTCGACAACGTGTTCGTCAACCGCCTCGGCATCACCGCGCTCATTCGAG AGGCGCAAAGCGCATGGGACGCCCACGAGCAGGGCCGGCTAGTGCACCGTTTCGGTGGGCGGCCGGTCGGCTCATTCCTGCTGCCCTCCCGCCGTGCCGCAGTCCCTTCCGTCGCTCGCGCGCTCTTCATGGACCTCACACATGACAACCCCTCGCCATTATCTAAGCGTACAGTCTTCGATATATTGCCGACTGCCGCGTTGACTGCTGTGGCTGCGTGCGCGACTGGCAGCACGCGTGGATATGATGAGCTGGTGCCGCATCAT ATACATGTCGTCGATGAGAATCGTCTATACGCGGAGTGGGACGAAAGCGGTGCGGGCGGGGAGGGGCGGGTGTGTGAGCAGGACGGAATCatggcggcgcggcgcgcgctCAACCGCCTGCACGTAGAGCTAGCTGCTACTGGCTATAGTGAG gTATATGTTGACCAAATGGATCCCGACGTGGTAGCTGTGACCAGACACAATCCAACTACGAGAAAG TCGGTGATCCTAGTGGCATATACGGCTTTCAGTGCGCCTGACCCTGCGTACCCCGGCCGTGCGCTCAAGCCACTTACATTTGAAGGGCAGTTGGAGGAGATTATTCTGGAAGCGGTGTTGCTGCATAAAGACTACAa GAGCACAGGTTGCGCGCTGGTTCCGGCCAGTATTGGCGAGCTGGGCACTCGCTACATCGGCGGGCTATCGGCCTACGAGACGCGCGTCTGCCGCGGCGTGCCGCTGCCGCAGTCGCGCGTGTttgcggcggcgcgggcgggcggcgcgcgaACTGAGCTGGACTGGCGCGCGGTGCTGCCCGGCACTGTCGTTGCTGTTCGCGTCGCGCCTATGCCTGAACAG GCGGAAGCGATTTCAACGATCCGCGAGACCGTCGTCGCGCTCGACGCGGACCGCGACGCGCTGACTGCCGCGCTCGCGCCGCTGCGGCTAGACGAGTTTAGTACGCTGCTATACATGTGCGACGGCGAAGAGggcgcgcgcggcggcggcaTGTACGCCGTGCCCGCACACGGCCCGCTCGTGTACGCTGGCTTGCAG GGCGTCATATCTCTACTGGACACCGTCGCTCCCGCCGATGACTTGGGCCACCCGCTGTGCGACAACCTGCGCGCTGGTGACTGGCTTATCGAGTACACTTGGAAGCGCATAGAAG ATGACGCGCGACTGTCGCCTGTGGCTGCGCGATATCGCGCTGCGCTGCTGCCGGTGACGCGGCTGCCGCGGTACCTGGTGCCCGCGTACTTCGAGCTGGTGGTGCGCGCGCTTTACGCCGCGGTGTCGCGTCGCGCCGTTGCGCTGCTGTCGCCCACCACCCGCGTGCGACAGGCGCTGGCGCTCACTAGCGTGCAG CTTGCGGGCGTGGTCCCGGGCGCGCCGCTGCCGCCGCCGTCGCCCGCGCTGCCGCCGCCGGCGTCCGCGCCGTCGCTGTCGGCGGGCCTGCCGCACTTTGCCACCGGCTACATGCGCTGCTGGGGCCGCGACACCTTCATAGCGCTGCGCGGCATGTTCATACTGACCGGCCGATACGAG GACGCCAAGAACCACATTCTCGGTTTCGGCGCGTGCCTCCGTCACGGGCTGATCCCCAACCTGCTGGACGGCGGCCGCAACGCGCGGTTCAACTGTCGCGATGCTGTCTGGTGGTGGCTGCTCAGTATCAAACAG TACTGCACGGAGGTCCCAGATGGATACTCGATCCTGTCGGCGCCCGTGTCGCGCATCTTCCCCCGCGACGACAGCGAGCCGCAGCCGCCCGGCGCCGCCGACCAGCTGCTCCACGACGTCATGCAGGAGGCGCTCGACGCGCACTTCCAGGGCCGCCTGTTCCGCGAGCGCCGCGCCGGCCCGCAGATCGACGCGCACATGACCGACCGCGGCTTCACCGTGCAGGTCGGCATCGACCCCGACACCGGCTTCCCCTTCGGCGGCAACGACGCCAACTGCGGCACCTGGATGGACAAGATGGGCTCGTCCGAGCGCGCCGGCAACCGCGGCCGCCCCGCCACCCCGCGCGACGGCAGCGCGGTCGAGCTGGTCGCGCTCGCGCACGCCGCCGCCGCTTGGCTCGCCGCCGCGCACGCCGCCGGCCGCTACCCGCACGCCGGCCTCACCCGCCTGCACCCCGACGGTGCCGTCACCGCCTGGACCTTCGCGCAGTGGGCCGACCGCCTCCGCCGCGCCTTCGAGCGCCTGTTCTGGGTGCCCGCCGCGCCCGGCGCCGCCGACCTGCGCCCTGACCTCGTCCACCGCCGCGCCATATACAAGGACTCCCACGGCGCCTCCCAGCCCTGGGCTGACTACCAGCTGCGGTGCAACTTCGTCGTCGCGATGGCCGTCTCCCCTGACTTGTTCGACCCGAAGCACGCGTGGCTCGCGCTCGACAACGTCGAGAAATTGCTGCTCGGTCCCCTCGGCCTGAAGACTCTGGACCCGGCCGACTGGGCCTACCGCGGCGACTACGACAACTCGAACGACTCGACTGACGCCACCGTCGCGCACGGCTTCAACTATCACCAGGGGCCGGAGTGGGTGTGGCCGCTGGGCTTCTACGTGCGGGCGCGCCTCGCCTTCGCGCCGGCCAACGGGCAGAGCGCCAAGGCAATCGCGGCCGGGTACGCGACCCTCGCGGCGGCGGTGCGCGAGCTCCGGACGTCACCTTGGCGGGGCCTGCCCGAGCTGACGAACGCCAGCGGCGCGTACTGCCGGGACTCGTGCCGCACGCAGGCATGGAGCTCGGCCACGGCGCTGGAGGCGCTCGTGGACCTGGCCGCGGCCCGGCGCGCGCGGTCGCTGGCGGACTGA
- the LOC121730872 gene encoding glycogen debranching enzyme isoform X2, whose product MGKRTSEAVVPLDEEREVRVITLEHGEHHDATLYRFDKGTYLQFEPGPSLLGKKVTLYTNYVPADGEGKEQEFVRTQYYTLEWRACERGRAGAALGTVVLVTDDDMCCELRLSRAGSFHYYFVYDGPERGGPQGSGWFGVAPALPMPLDGVMCQTVLTKCLGPLPRWRNTLRVAHEAGYNMIHFTPIQELGESGSSYSLAEQLRVDPRYADPAAGRPPTYEDVEKVVSQMRNEWKMLSICDVVLNHTANETPWLAKHPEATYNCAGCPHLRPAAMLDACLARVTADTAAGALPGVPRRVTTYEQIQAIRQILESERVPALRLHEMFTCDVDVTVQKFYQLVSNKLPSGNAESAPLRLITDPQRRRLAATVDMDLALRKYNVYRAGCHDEQSRVQACCAELRAALLSLNAAAAAEVEGHLRAAIDNCVAGMMYFRLQEDGPKVEEVSETHPLVPRYFIYPGDMTASPEEVEAVVYGEVGRAVAAHNGWVMGADPLADFAAPDQGGRVYLRRELIAWGDSVKLRYGSKPEDSPFLWAHMREYVRRTAAVFDGVRLDNCHSTPLHVAEYMLDNARAVRPELYVVAELFTNSDHVDNVFVNRLGITALIREAQSAWDAHEQGRLVHRFGGRPVGSFLLPSRRAAVPSVARALFMDLTHDNPSPLSKRTVFDILPTAALTAVAACATGSTRGYDELVPHHIHVVDENRLYAEWDESGAGGEGRVCEQDGIMAARRALNRLHVELAATGYSEVYVDQMDPDVVAVTRHNPTTRKSVILVAYTAFSAPDPAYPGRALKPLTFEGQLEEIILEAVLLHKDYKSTGCALVPASIGELGTRYIGGLSAYETRVCRGVPLPQSRVFAAARAGGARTELDWRAVLPGTVVAVRVAPMPEQAEAISTIRETVVALDADRDALTAALAPLRLDEFSTLLYMCDGEEGARGGGMYAVPAHGPLVYAGLQGVISLLDTVAPADDLGHPLCDNLRAGDWLIEYTWKRIEDDARLSPVAARYRAALLPVTRLPRYLVPAYFELVVRALYAAVSRRAVALLSPTTRVRQALALTSVQLAGVVPGAPLPPPSPALPPPASAPSLSAGLPHFATGYMRCWGRDTFIALRGMFILTGRYEDAKNHILGFGACLRHGLIPNLLDGGRNARFNCRDAVWWWLLSIKQYCTEVPDGYSILSAPVSRIFPRDDSEPQPPGAADQLLHDVMQEALDAHFQGRLFRERRAGPQIDAHMTDRGFTVQVGIDPDTGFPFGGNDANCGTWMDKMGSSERAGNRGRPATPRDGSAVELVALAHAAAAWLAAAHAAGRYPHAGLTRLHPDGAVTAWTFAQWADRLRRAFERLFWVPAAPGAADLRPDLVHRRAIYKDSHGASQPWADYQLRCNFVVAMAVSPDLFDPKHAWLALDNVEKLLLGPLGLKTLDPADWAYRGDYDNSNDSTDATVAHGFNYHQGPEWVWPLGFYVRARLAFAPANGQSAKAIAAGYATLAAAVRELRTSPWRGLPELTNASGAYCRDSCRTQAWSSATALEALVDLAAARRARSLAD is encoded by the exons ATGGGGAAGCGGACGAGCGAGGCGGTGGTGCCGTTGGACGAGGAGCGGGAAGTGCGAGTCATAACGTTGGAGCACGGGGAACACCATGATGCCACGTTATACAG ATTTGACAAAGGCACGTATCTGCAATTCGAGCCGGGCCCCAGTCTGCTAGGCAAGAAAGTCACTCTCTACACCAACTATGTGCCAGCAGATGGCG AAGGCAAAGAACAGGAGTTCGTACGCACGCAATACTACACGTTAGAGTGGCGTGCATGCGAGCGCGGGCGTGCGGGCGCGGCGCTCGGCACGGTGGTGTTGGTGACGGACGACGACATGTGCTGCGAGCTGCGCCTCTCCCGCGCCGGCTCCTTCCACTACTACTTCGTGTACGACGGCCC GGAGCGCGGTGGGCCGCAGGGTTCGGGATGGTTCGGCGTAGCACCGGCTCTACCGATGCCGCTGGACGGCGTGATGTGTCAGACAGTGCTGACCAAGTGCCTGGGGCCGCTGCCGCGCTGGCGCAACACGCTGCGGGTTGCACACGAGGCGGGCTACAACATGATACACTTCACGCCCATACAG GAGCTGGGCGAGTCCGGTTCGAGCTACAGTCTGGCTGAGCAGCTGCGTGTGGACCCGCGATACGCCGACCCTGCCGCTGGCAGACCGCCCACGTATGAGGACGTCGAGAAGGTTGTCAGCCAGATGCGGAACGAATGGAAG ATGCTGAGCATCTGCGACGTGGTATTAAACCACACGGCGAACGAGACGCCGTGGCTGGCGAAGCACCCCGAGGCCACGTACAACTGCGCCGGCTGCCCGCACCTGCGGCCCGCGGCGATGCTGGACGCCTGCCTCGCGCGCGTCACCGCCGACACCGCGGCCGGCGCGCTGCCCGGAGTGCCGCGCCGCGTGACCACATATGAGCAAATACAG GCGATCCGTCAAATACTGGAGTCGGAGCGCGTGCCGGCGCTGCGGCTGCACGAGATGTTTACGTGCGACGTTGACGTCACGGTGCAGAAGTTCTACCAGCTGGTTAGCAATAA ACTACCTTCAGGGAACGCGGAGTCCGCGCCACTGCGGCTGATCACGGACCCGCAGCGCCGTCGCCTCGCCGCGACTGTAGATATGGATCTAGCGCTGCGCAAATACAATGTATACAG GGCTGGCTGCCATGACGAACAATCCCGTGTGCAAGCTTGCTGCGCAGAGCTGCGTGCGGCGCTGCTGTCGCTCAATGCCGCTGCCGCCGCCGAAGTCGAAGGCCATTTGCGAGCTGCCATTGACAACTGCGTCGCTGGCATGAT GTATTTCCGACTGCAAGAAGATGGTCCAAAAGTGGAAGAAGTTAGCGAGACCCATCCTTTAGTGCCCAG ATACTTCATTTACCCGGGCGACATGACCGCCTCGCCCGAGGAGGTTGAGGCCGTCGTGTACGGTGAGGTAGGGCGGGCGGTTGCTGCCCACAACGGCTGGGTGATGGGCGCGGACCCGCTCGCCGACTTCGCCGCGCCTGACCAGGGCGGCCGAGTGTATCTACGCCGTGAGCTGATAGCTTGGGGCGACAGTGTTAAGCTGCG GTACGGATCTAAGCCCGAAGACAGTCCATTCCTGTGGGCGCACATGCGCGAGTACGTGCGTCGCACCGCCGCCGTGTTCGATGGCGTGCGCCTCGACAACTGTCACTCTACGCCGCTGCAC GTAGCAGAGTACATGCTGGATAACGCGCGCGCCGTGCGACCCGAGCTGTACGTGGTTGCGGAGCTGTTCACGAACAGCGACCACGTCGACAACGTGTTCGTCAACCGCCTCGGCATCACCGCGCTCATTCGAG AGGCGCAAAGCGCATGGGACGCCCACGAGCAGGGCCGGCTAGTGCACCGTTTCGGTGGGCGGCCGGTCGGCTCATTCCTGCTGCCCTCCCGCCGTGCCGCAGTCCCTTCCGTCGCTCGCGCGCTCTTCATGGACCTCACACATGACAACCCCTCGCCATTATCTAAGCGTACAGTCTTCGATATATTGCCGACTGCCGCGTTGACTGCTGTGGCTGCGTGCGCGACTGGCAGCACGCGTGGATATGATGAGCTGGTGCCGCATCAT ATACATGTCGTCGATGAGAATCGTCTATACGCGGAGTGGGACGAAAGCGGTGCGGGCGGGGAGGGGCGGGTGTGTGAGCAGGACGGAATCatggcggcgcggcgcgcgctCAACCGCCTGCACGTAGAGCTAGCTGCTACTGGCTATAGTGAG gTATATGTTGACCAAATGGATCCCGACGTGGTAGCTGTGACCAGACACAATCCAACTACGAGAAAG TCGGTGATCCTAGTGGCATATACGGCTTTCAGTGCGCCTGACCCTGCGTACCCCGGCCGTGCGCTCAAGCCACTTACATTTGAAGGGCAGTTGGAGGAGATTATTCTGGAAGCGGTGTTGCTGCATAAAGACTACAa GAGCACAGGTTGCGCGCTGGTTCCGGCCAGTATTGGCGAGCTGGGCACTCGCTACATCGGCGGGCTATCGGCCTACGAGACGCGCGTCTGCCGCGGCGTGCCGCTGCCGCAGTCGCGCGTGTttgcggcggcgcgggcgggcggcgcgcgaACTGAGCTGGACTGGCGCGCGGTGCTGCCCGGCACTGTCGTTGCTGTTCGCGTCGCGCCTATGCCTGAACAG GCGGAAGCGATTTCAACGATCCGCGAGACCGTCGTCGCGCTCGACGCGGACCGCGACGCGCTGACTGCCGCGCTCGCGCCGCTGCGGCTAGACGAGTTTAGTACGCTGCTATACATGTGCGACGGCGAAGAGggcgcgcgcggcggcggcaTGTACGCCGTGCCCGCACACGGCCCGCTCGTGTACGCTGGCTTGCAG GGCGTCATATCTCTACTGGACACCGTCGCTCCCGCCGATGACTTGGGCCACCCGCTGTGCGACAACCTGCGCGCTGGTGACTGGCTTATCGAGTACACTTGGAAGCGCATAGAAG ATGACGCGCGACTGTCGCCTGTGGCTGCGCGATATCGCGCTGCGCTGCTGCCGGTGACGCGGCTGCCGCGGTACCTGGTGCCCGCGTACTTCGAGCTGGTGGTGCGCGCGCTTTACGCCGCGGTGTCGCGTCGCGCCGTTGCGCTGCTGTCGCCCACCACCCGCGTGCGACAGGCGCTGGCGCTCACTAGCGTGCAG CTTGCGGGCGTGGTCCCGGGCGCGCCGCTGCCGCCGCCGTCGCCCGCGCTGCCGCCGCCGGCGTCCGCGCCGTCGCTGTCGGCGGGCCTGCCGCACTTTGCCACCGGCTACATGCGCTGCTGGGGCCGCGACACCTTCATAGCGCTGCGCGGCATGTTCATACTGACCGGCCGATACGAG GACGCCAAGAACCACATTCTCGGTTTCGGCGCGTGCCTCCGTCACGGGCTGATCCCCAACCTGCTGGACGGCGGCCGCAACGCGCGGTTCAACTGTCGCGATGCTGTCTGGTGGTGGCTGCTCAGTATCAAACAG TACTGCACGGAGGTCCCAGATGGATACTCGATCCTGTCGGCGCCCGTGTCGCGCATCTTCCCCCGCGACGACAGCGAGCCGCAGCCGCCCGGCGCCGCCGACCAGCTGCTCCACGACGTCATGCAGGAGGCGCTCGACGCGCACTTCCAGGGCCGCCTGTTCCGCGAGCGCCGCGCCGGCCCGCAGATCGACGCGCACATGACCGACCGCGGCTTCACCGTGCAGGTCGGCATCGACCCCGACACCGGCTTCCCCTTCGGCGGCAACGACGCCAACTGCGGCACCTGGATGGACAAGATGGGCTCGTCCGAGCGCGCCGGCAACCGCGGCCGCCCCGCCACCCCGCGCGACGGCAGCGCGGTCGAGCTGGTCGCGCTCGCGCACGCCGCCGCCGCTTGGCTCGCCGCCGCGCACGCCGCCGGCCGCTACCCGCACGCCGGCCTCACCCGCCTGCACCCCGACGGTGCCGTCACCGCCTGGACCTTCGCGCAGTGGGCCGACCGCCTCCGCCGCGCCTTCGAGCGCCTGTTCTGGGTGCCCGCCGCGCCCGGCGCCGCCGACCTGCGCCCTGACCTCGTCCACCGCCGCGCCATATACAAGGACTCCCACGGCGCCTCCCAGCCCTGGGCTGACTACCAGCTGCGGTGCAACTTCGTCGTCGCGATGGCCGTCTCCCCTGACTTGTTCGACCCGAAGCACGCGTGGCTCGCGCTCGACAACGTCGAGAAATTGCTGCTCGGTCCCCTCGGCCTGAAGACTCTGGACCCGGCCGACTGGGCCTACCGCGGCGACTACGACAACTCGAACGACTCGACTGACGCCACCGTCGCGCACGGCTTCAACTATCACCAGGGGCCGGAGTGGGTGTGGCCGCTGGGCTTCTACGTGCGGGCGCGCCTCGCCTTCGCGCCGGCCAACGGGCAGAGCGCCAAGGCAATCGCGGCCGGGTACGCGACCCTCGCGGCGGCGGTGCGCGAGCTCCGGACGTCACCTTGGCGGGGCCTGCCCGAGCTGACGAACGCCAGCGGCGCGTACTGCCGGGACTCGTGCCGCACGCAGGCATGGAGCTCGGCCACGGCGCTGGAGGCGCTCGTGGACCTGGCCGCGGCCCGGCGCGCGCGGTCGCTGGCGGACTGA